From the Saccharomonospora marina XMU15 genome, the window CCTCACCGACCTCACCACCCGAATGAACACCGCAGCCCAACAGATCACCATCCCCACCCTGCTCATCCGCGGCGAACTATCCGACATCGTCAACCACGACTCCGTAGACCGCCTTCTCCACCACATCCCTACCGCCCACACCACCACCGTCACCAACACCGCACACATGGTCGCCGGCGACGACAACGACATCTTCACCAACCACCTGATCGACTTCCTCAACCACCTCCTGCCCCTGCCACGTGCCGAGTCGAGAAAGCGGAGCGGGCCAGGGACGTGACGCTCGGTTACTCGGGCCCGGCGGTGCGTTGTCCTCGGCGAAGACGGCTGGCGACGTAGCTGGCACCGTCGCCGCCGTTCTCCCGGTACCAGGAGCTGGCGGTGGTGTCGGCGACACCGAGCAGGTCGGCGAGCATCTTCCAGTGGACCGAGCCAACCAGTGACAGCCAGGCACCGTTGCGGGCGGTTCGGGCGCTGGGGACGCCCACCTTGCGCAGCCGGGTCTGCAGGGTGGCCGAGACCATCGGCCGGCCGGGGCGCAGCCCTGGGAACAGGTAGGGAGTCGGGCGGTGCCGCAGCGCGCCCCCGAGTGGGCGACGGTTGGTGACGGGATCAGTTTCGTGGTGGTGTACCAGTTCTTCCGGACCGCCATCAGCTCACGCAGTCGCCGATCGTAGCGCGGCTGCCGGGCCTGCAGGTTGTCGTTCTGCTCGTCCGGCTTTGGCCGGGACACCGCGTTCATCGCTCCCTCCTCCGGCGGCCAGCAGGCTCGCCTGCCGCGTGATCGCTGAAGTCGTCGTCCATCTCCGCCTCCGCCTCGGCCATCGCGAAGGCGCGCTGCAAGGCGGCCTCCTCGGCCGCATCCAGGTGCTCACGGACCTTCAGGTTCTTGAACTCGCTACTGACCGCCGTGTAGATCGCCGTGGTCGCCGCGTGGGAATGACTGACCTGGTCGGTGACGAACTGCCCGTCATAGCCGGACTCGATCAACCTGGTCACGTACGTGTAGCGCAGGCAGTGCGGCCCCAGATGATCCGGCAGCCCCGCCACTTCGCGCCAATGCTGGAAGCGCTAGTTGACCGCCTGCTCGGAGAGCATCTCATCGCGCTCGGTCGGGAACATCACGTCGTCGTCCTCGCGGTCGATATAGAACAGCGGCCGGACGTTGTCCAGGTAGACCTGGACCGTCTGCACCGCCCACGGCCACACCGAGATCACCATCCGCCGCGGTCAGCGCGCCCTTGCGCCCCTCCGTTCGCAGCCGCCGGATCTCCGGTTCCATGCAACCGAACAGTCGCTTTCTCTCTTCGCGGGTCAGTGGCCGGTTCCCGCTGGGATTGCCGATGCACTCCTGCGCATGGCGGACCGCCTTGAGGTGCCGCAGCGCGAACGTGCCGAACAGCTCCTTACAGACCAGTGGCCACTCGGCCACTACATCGCCCTCCGGCAACGCCTCGACACCTTCGCCGACACGCTCACCGCAACAATCGACAACAGCGAATCCCGTTGGTGACAGTTATCTCTGGCAAGTAACAGATATCGCTGGGAGTCACAAGTGCTCGTCCACACAAGACAGTTGTCTTGTTTGATGAATCGCTTGACATGGAGGCGGTGACGAAGCGTCCATAGTCGTGTAGCCCGAGCCACCGGATGCGCACCGGCGGGCGACGCCCTGGCCGGGGCATGACCACCCATTCCGTATCAACACATGGAGTTCGTCATGTCCCGTAAGAACCGTCAGAACCGCGACGCCAGCAGCGACCGCCACCTGCACGTCGTGGCCGATGACCCCGGTCAGACCGCGCGAACGACGGAGGACAAGGTGCGCGCCGCACTGGTCGACAGTCCCGGTTCCACCACCGTCAAGCTGGCGATGACGGCCGGGGTTGGCCGTTCAACGGCGGCGAAGATCCTGGCTCGCTGGGGCCGCGACGGTGACGCGATCCGCACCGCGGGCGGCGGCCCTCGCGATCCCGATACCTGGGCACTTGCGTTGTCGGACAGCGACGCCGCCGACACCGCCATGCTGGATGCCGACGACACGTTGCCGGACGCGCTTACGACGCCCAACACCGATCAGGTCAGCGACACCGTAGCCGAGGAACCGGCAGGAACCGAGGAAACGGCGAACGATGTCGCCGAATCGGCCGCCGAGGGCCTCACTGGCGGCGCGTGCTCATCGTCCATCGACGCTGATGGGCACACCGCTCCTTCTCCGGCAGCCTCTGCTGCGGTCGCGGATTCCACCGACACCGGCCCGAGGGACAAGAATCGACTGCCCAAGGGCGGGTTGCGGGTGTTGGTGAAGGAGTACCTGGCCGAGCGCCCGGATGGGAGTTTCGGACCTGCTGAGATCGGCAAGGAGTTGCTGCGGTCGGGCGGCGCGGTCAACAACGCGCTGGAGAAGCTCGTCGCCGACGGACACGCGATCAAGACCTGCGAGGCGCCGAAGCGGTTCGCCATCAACCCGGACAAGGCTGGTGCCCTGGAAAAGACCGCCGACACAGAGTAACCGGCCTGGCCACTAACCGCCCGTACGGGCACCAGTCCGCCTATCCGCACGCAGGGCCGCCCGCTAGGACACGGCCCTGCGGCGGGCTCTCTCCGGGGCCACGGCCCCCGCATCGGCCACGGACGGCCTCCGCTTTTCGTTCCCGCCCGGTCGCTGCCTGCAGCTTGTGGGCAGCGACCGGGGCGGCACTGTCGGCGACGGGCGAAACCTGCTGCCGTGCTGATCCCCTGCCGCTGATACCTGGGTTCCCGTCGCGGTTCTGGCAGCGACTGGGCCCGGTCGACTGGTCGAATACACAGGGCCGTGGATTCTCGCTACGGGTCGAGCGGCCGGCGGCAGCCGCGCTGGCCCGCCGCCTACCGGTGCGGCGATAGCACCAATGACCCCAGCTGTGATCCGGTACCGCGCCGAAACCGGTATGCGATTCGCTTTCCGGTTCTGTGGTATCGACCGCGTGAGTTGGTTGCGTCATCGATGCCTGGTGCGAGACCAGTGGTCGGCGCTGTCATCGTCGGCGGGTGGGCGCGTGCTCCGGGCGGGTCGTGGGTTGTGTTCGCAGTTGGGTATCGCAGAAATGGCCTGCGTGGCACGCGGCGGCGACAGCGAACAGCGCGGCTCGGTGGCGGTGGTCAGCGGCCCTGTTCGCTGGGGCGCGGCGACGGGTGGTCTGGCGGGTGGTGTGTCGGGTGGGAGGAGGGCGGTCGGCGGGTGGAGGTGGGGGCTATGTCGCGGGTAGGCCTGGGGAGATGGTCAGTCGAGGAGGATGGCGGCGGCGCGGTTGATCAGGGTGTCGGCGAGGGGGCCGAGTTCGGTTGCGCAATGGATCGGGCCCTGGCCGGGTGGGGTGGTGTCGTCGATCCAGTTGTTGGGGTCGTCGGTGGCGAGGAGGGTCCATGTCATGTTGTCGGCCAGGACCTCGGCCACGGCACACGACTGGGTGCTGTAGAAGTCGCGCTGGATGCGTGCCCGCACGCGGTGTCGACCGAGGCGGACGATGCGGCTGTAGCGGTAGCGGTGTTGGTCGCAGCTGGTGCTGTGGTCGAGTTCGGTGATCCGCCGCGCGGCGGGGCTGGTGGCGTTCATCGGGGCATGTCCCTTCTGTCGTCGGTTGGGCTGGCTGGGGCGGGGTGGCTAGGGCGGGGTCCGTGTTCCGCCCCTAGCCAGGGTGGTTAGCGGGTGGCTCGTAGCGCGGCGGTGGCGGCCTGTCCGATGGCGCGGGCGGTGGTGGTCGGGTCGGTCAGGGTGTGCACGGTGGCGCCGTCCATCGGTTCGTTGGAGGGCTCGTCGGGTTGCAGCCACAGCACCGCGCA encodes:
- a CDS encoding tyrosine-type recombinase/integrase — its product is MAGLPDHLGPHCLRYTYVTRLIESGYDGQFVTDQVSHSHAATTAIYTAVSSEFKNLKVREHLDAAEEAALQRAFAMAEAEAEMDDDFSDHAAGEPAGRRRRER